Proteins encoded together in one Terriglobus saanensis SP1PR4 window:
- a CDS encoding prephenate dehydrogenase, producing MDATLQVEHITLIGTGLIGASVGLALRATGFTGTITGIDASGTELETAERIGAITATARNPEAHAAAIAGSQIVVLAVPVLAILDWMGRIQPHLSADAMVTDTGSTKAQIAARGVSLFPKQFLPGHPMAGKESGGAALAEANLFQNAPWIFTPLHEPTPLETTWRDLVEKFGAKPIDIDPVRHDELCAWVSHLPQMVSTAMTAVLEDQIGDDEALRAIGGRALREMTRLGASPFSMWRDVAMTNQKPIADTLLALEQRLQHMRENLRTPELREEFLKANRFRARS from the coding sequence GTGGACGCAACGCTTCAGGTCGAACACATTACCCTCATCGGCACCGGTCTGATCGGTGCTTCGGTGGGGCTGGCGTTGCGCGCCACAGGATTTACGGGAACGATTACAGGCATCGATGCGAGCGGCACAGAACTTGAAACCGCCGAGCGCATCGGTGCCATCACTGCAACGGCGCGCAATCCTGAAGCGCATGCTGCCGCGATTGCCGGTTCGCAGATCGTCGTTCTGGCTGTGCCGGTGTTGGCGATCCTCGATTGGATGGGGCGCATTCAGCCGCATCTCTCCGCCGATGCGATGGTGACTGATACGGGAAGCACCAAGGCGCAGATCGCCGCGCGTGGAGTATCACTGTTTCCGAAGCAGTTTCTTCCCGGCCATCCCATGGCTGGGAAAGAATCAGGCGGAGCTGCTCTCGCCGAGGCGAATTTATTTCAAAATGCGCCGTGGATCTTTACCCCTTTGCATGAACCGACTCCGTTGGAGACGACTTGGCGCGACCTCGTGGAGAAGTTTGGCGCGAAGCCGATCGACATCGATCCTGTGCGCCACGATGAGTTGTGCGCATGGGTCTCACATCTGCCGCAGATGGTCTCAACGGCGATGACGGCTGTGCTTGAGGACCAGATCGGCGACGATGAAGCGTTGCGCGCCATTGGTGGACGGGCTCTCCGTGAGATGACACGACTGGGAGCAAGCCCGTTCAGCATGTGGCGGGATGTTGCGATGACGAACCAGAAGCCGATTGCGGATACGCTGCTGGCGCTGGAGCAGCGGCTGCAGCATATGCGCGAGAATCTGCGAACGCCTGAGCTGCGCGAAGAGTTCCTGAAGGCGAACCGCTTCCGCGCGCGGAGCTAG
- a CDS encoding dienelactone hydrolase family protein: MSEVVELITEDNHELSGYVARPAGEVRGALVVVQEIFGVNEHIRSVTDGYAREGYLSIAPAMFDRYERNVELGYDAAGWKHAKELASQINLDFAMADVQAAIDWLESETSNAIGVVGFCFGGTVAWLSACRLPSVRAAVGYYGAAVPKFLDEKPQCPVMLHYGQLDEHIPLSIVNTIEAKHPTIPLFTYEGAGHAFNRDVDPTAYHSVAAHEARQRTLRFFQQHLAF, encoded by the coding sequence ATGTCCGAAGTCGTCGAACTGATCACAGAGGATAATCACGAACTCTCGGGTTACGTGGCACGGCCCGCCGGTGAAGTAAGAGGCGCGCTTGTCGTAGTGCAGGAGATCTTTGGTGTCAACGAGCATATCCGTTCGGTAACGGATGGCTATGCGCGCGAAGGCTATCTTTCGATTGCGCCCGCGATGTTCGACCGGTACGAACGCAACGTTGAACTTGGTTACGATGCAGCGGGCTGGAAGCACGCGAAGGAGCTTGCGTCGCAGATCAACTTAGACTTTGCGATGGCGGACGTGCAGGCAGCGATCGACTGGTTGGAGTCTGAGACCTCGAACGCAATTGGTGTTGTCGGTTTCTGCTTTGGCGGAACGGTGGCGTGGCTTTCCGCGTGCCGTCTGCCGAGCGTGCGTGCTGCTGTCGGCTACTACGGCGCAGCGGTGCCGAAGTTCCTCGACGAAAAGCCGCAGTGCCCCGTCATGCTGCACTACGGTCAGCTGGACGAGCATATTCCGCTTTCGATCGTGAATACGATTGAAGCGAAGCATCCGACGATCCCACTCTTCACGTATGAGGGTGCGGGCCATGCCTTCAATCGCGACGTCGATCCGACGGCTTACCATTCGGTTGCGGCGCATGAAGCGCGGCAGCGTACGCTGCGGTTCTTCCAGCAGCATCTGGCCTTTTAA
- the aroF gene encoding 3-deoxy-7-phosphoheptulonate synthase: MIVAMQDQATEEHIQTVIERMVELGFNVHRTTGATQIILAGVGTPAQFEVDEFKVLGGVQDAYRISSPYKLAGRNFRPEGTKITFPNGVVVGGEEVVVMAGPCSVESREQILLSAQQVKAAGGKFLRGGAYKPRSSPYSFQGMGIEGLKLLREVGDATGLLVITEVMEISQIEPMLEYIDCFQVGARNMQNFNLLRELGHVRKPVLLKRGIAATIEEVLLSAEYILSGGNYDLILCERGIRTFETYTRNTMDVSAVPVLKKLTHLPVFADPSHGVGKREFVPAMALASVAAGADGLLMEMHPNPDKAMSDGAQSLFPQQLTDLVHQLEKLAPIVGRNVNSKK; this comes from the coding sequence ATGATCGTCGCAATGCAGGACCAAGCCACCGAAGAGCATATCCAGACCGTGATTGAGCGCATGGTGGAGCTCGGATTCAACGTGCATCGCACAACGGGCGCGACCCAGATTATCCTCGCCGGTGTCGGCACCCCGGCGCAGTTTGAAGTGGACGAGTTCAAGGTGCTCGGCGGCGTGCAGGATGCCTATCGCATCTCTTCTCCGTATAAGCTTGCGGGTCGCAACTTCCGCCCCGAAGGCACAAAGATCACCTTTCCCAACGGTGTGGTCGTCGGCGGCGAAGAAGTCGTCGTGATGGCTGGACCTTGCTCGGTGGAGTCACGCGAGCAGATCCTGCTCTCCGCGCAGCAGGTTAAGGCCGCAGGCGGCAAGTTCCTCCGTGGCGGCGCGTACAAGCCGCGCTCTTCGCCCTACAGCTTCCAGGGCATGGGTATCGAAGGCCTCAAGCTGTTACGCGAAGTGGGCGATGCGACGGGTCTGCTCGTCATCACCGAGGTCATGGAGATCTCGCAGATCGAGCCGATGCTGGAGTACATCGATTGTTTCCAGGTGGGCGCGCGCAACATGCAGAACTTCAATCTTCTGCGCGAGCTTGGCCATGTGCGCAAGCCGGTACTGTTGAAGCGCGGCATCGCCGCTACGATTGAAGAAGTTCTGCTCTCGGCAGAGTACATCCTCTCCGGCGGCAACTACGACCTCATCCTCTGCGAGCGTGGCATCCGTACCTTCGAGACGTATACGCGCAATACGATGGATGTTTCGGCGGTCCCCGTTCTGAAGAAGCTGACGCATCTTCCCGTCTTTGCGGATCCTTCGCACGGTGTCGGAAAGCGTGAGTTCGTTCCTGCAATGGCGCTTGCGTCGGTGGCTGCGGGTGCGGATGGTCTGCTCATGGAGATGCATCCCAATCCGGACAAGGCGATGAGCGATGGTGCACAATCGCTCTTCCCGCAGCAGCTGACGGACCTCGTCCATCAACTGGAAAAGCTCGCTCCCATCGTGGGACGTAACGTTAACAGTAAGAAGTAG
- the pheA gene encoding chorismate mutase, with protein MEIADWRKKIDELDARIVKLISERAAAAQEIGKLKQGSALPVYEPDREKIVFQNVLAANPGPLPNAEMQHIYERIIDVMRTLQRRDEKQS; from the coding sequence ATGGAAATCGCAGACTGGCGTAAGAAGATCGATGAGTTGGACGCGCGGATCGTAAAGCTTATCTCCGAGCGGGCCGCAGCGGCACAGGAGATTGGCAAGCTAAAGCAGGGAAGCGCCCTGCCGGTGTATGAACCCGATCGCGAAAAGATCGTCTTCCAGAACGTACTTGCCGCCAATCCGGGCCCGCTTCCGAATGCAGAGATGCAACACATTTACGAACGCATTATCGACGTGATGCGGACTTTGCAACGTCGAGATGAAAAGCAGAGTTAA
- the trpA gene encoding tryptophan synthase subunit alpha, with the protein MAISFKNKPSIVVYLTVGDPDLETTYDIALAALDNGAEVLELGVPFSDPLADGPVIQRASERAVARGTRLTDVLALSKKIREARPEAGIVLFSYLNPVVRVGMVEFCKLAKESGADGVLLTDLIVEEADEYLAAMHANGLQPIFLAAVTSPDQRLKAIAENSQGFVYAISRTGITGTQTSAFTSEAEDLVARLRKFAGDLPIAIGFGVSNPGHVAAIAKFADAAVVGSAIVKLIEDTPATEAAQAVGQFIRTLRGGAESI; encoded by the coding sequence ATGGCGATTTCCTTCAAGAACAAACCCAGCATCGTCGTCTACCTGACCGTGGGCGATCCCGATCTTGAGACGACCTACGACATTGCCCTGGCTGCTCTGGATAACGGAGCGGAGGTGCTGGAGCTTGGTGTTCCGTTCTCCGATCCCCTGGCCGATGGCCCTGTGATCCAACGAGCGAGTGAACGTGCCGTGGCTCGCGGGACGCGCCTGACCGATGTGCTCGCGCTATCAAAAAAGATCCGCGAAGCGCGTCCGGAAGCAGGGATCGTGTTGTTCAGCTACCTGAATCCTGTGGTGCGCGTGGGCATGGTTGAGTTCTGCAAGCTCGCGAAAGAAAGCGGCGCGGACGGTGTTCTGCTCACCGATCTGATCGTCGAAGAAGCGGACGAGTATCTCGCGGCGATGCATGCGAACGGTCTGCAGCCGATCTTCCTGGCGGCGGTTACCAGTCCGGATCAACGGCTGAAGGCGATTGCGGAGAACTCGCAGGGCTTCGTGTATGCGATTTCGCGCACGGGCATTACGGGTACGCAGACCTCTGCGTTTACCAGCGAGGCGGAAGATCTCGTGGCGCGGCTGCGCAAATTTGCGGGCGATCTTCCCATTGCGATCGGATTTGGCGTCTCCAACCCGGGACACGTCGCCGCCATTGCGAAGTTCGCGGATGCCGCTGTGGTGGGCTCCGCCATTGTGAAATTGATTGAAGATACCCCTGCAACAGAAGCTGCCCAGGCCGTGGGCCAGTTCATCCGTACCCTTCGCGGCGGCGCTGAATCGATATGA
- the trpB gene encoding tryptophan synthase subunit beta, with the protein MRTLGAGRFGAYGGRYVPETLMAALQELEHAYAEAKEDPAFQAELADLLKNYCGRPTPLYYAKRLSEQAGGAKIYLKREDLLHTGAHKINNALGQGMLARRMGKQRIIAETGAGQHGVATATVCALFGMECVIYMGEEDMHRQELNVYRMRLLGAEVRGVASGSATLKDAINEAMRDWVTNVRTTFYILGSALGSHPYPTMVRDFHRVISIEARRQFLEQEGKLPDAVVACVGGGSNAIGAFYEFLPDENVRLIGVEAGGRGTALGEHAARFKGGLPGVLQGTYSYVLQNNAGQVASTHSVSAGLDYASVGPEHAMLHDSKRAEYTSATDDEALNATKVLSRTEGILPALESAHAVAEALKLAPTMPKTASIMVNLSGRGDKDMGIISRELDLKGAK; encoded by the coding sequence ATGCGCACACTGGGTGCGGGACGCTTTGGCGCCTATGGCGGCCGCTATGTGCCGGAGACGCTGATGGCGGCGCTCCAGGAGCTGGAGCATGCCTACGCCGAAGCCAAGGAAGATCCGGCGTTTCAGGCCGAACTTGCCGATCTGCTGAAGAATTACTGTGGACGTCCCACGCCGCTTTACTACGCGAAGCGTCTGAGCGAGCAGGCGGGCGGGGCGAAGATCTATTTGAAGCGCGAAGACCTTCTCCACACCGGTGCGCACAAAATCAACAACGCGCTCGGCCAGGGCATGCTGGCGCGCCGCATGGGCAAGCAGCGCATCATCGCCGAGACCGGTGCAGGCCAGCACGGTGTAGCGACGGCGACGGTGTGTGCGCTCTTTGGTATGGAGTGCGTGATCTACATGGGCGAAGAGGACATGCACCGCCAGGAGTTGAATGTGTACCGCATGCGTCTGCTGGGCGCGGAAGTGCGCGGTGTCGCGTCGGGTTCGGCCACGCTGAAAGACGCTATTAATGAAGCGATGCGCGACTGGGTTACGAATGTCCGCACGACGTTTTATATCCTCGGTTCGGCGCTTGGGTCGCATCCGTATCCCACGATGGTGCGCGACTTTCATCGCGTGATTTCGATCGAGGCGCGCCGCCAGTTCCTGGAGCAGGAGGGCAAGCTTCCCGATGCGGTGGTGGCCTGCGTCGGCGGCGGATCCAACGCGATCGGTGCTTTCTACGAGTTCTTGCCGGATGAGAATGTGCGCCTGATCGGTGTAGAAGCCGGTGGACGTGGAACCGCGCTGGGCGAACATGCCGCGCGTTTCAAGGGCGGTCTCCCCGGCGTTCTGCAGGGAACGTACTCCTATGTTCTGCAGAACAACGCGGGACAGGTGGCTTCGACGCACTCGGTTTCGGCGGGTCTGGACTACGCCAGCGTTGGGCCGGAGCATGCCATGCTGCATGACTCCAAGCGCGCGGAGTACACCTCCGCTACGGATGACGAAGCATTGAACGCAACGAAGGTGCTTTCACGGACGGAGGGCATTTTGCCTGCGCTGGAGAGCGCGCATGCAGTGGCGGAGGCGTTGAAGCTTGCACCAACGATGCCGAAGACGGCGTCGATTATGGTGAATCTCTCAGGGCGTGGCGATAAGGACATGGGCATCATCTCGCGTGAGCTCGATCTGAAGGGAGCCAAATAA
- a CDS encoding anti-sigma factor family protein, whose amino-acid sequence MTQTTQANEHLGPDQLSAFIDGELSSSESYEVQQHLTDCHECALRVLSATRLKAATARAAQQFDVPADALARLTAQLRPQEPKKIARIYSFRSATWAAAAAALVLAVSLLGWRQTREANTLSAELLDQHLAALSSGASPEVVSTDRHTVKPWFQGKLPFSFNLPDVLPADTTLKGGDLAYLNGQPAALLLFTIHKHEVSVFLTQRSGRPMVTVLPGTQSGFAMRQAMTHDLRIIAVSDVNPADLDLLVSALLGVQTPR is encoded by the coding sequence ATGACTCAAACGACACAAGCCAACGAACATCTCGGCCCGGATCAACTCAGTGCGTTCATCGACGGCGAGCTATCTTCCAGTGAGAGTTACGAAGTTCAGCAACATCTGACCGATTGCCATGAATGTGCGTTACGCGTTCTCTCTGCCACGCGACTCAAAGCTGCCACAGCGCGTGCCGCGCAACAATTCGACGTTCCCGCCGATGCTCTCGCCCGCCTGACAGCGCAACTCCGTCCGCAGGAACCGAAGAAGATTGCGCGTATTTACTCGTTTCGCTCCGCCACATGGGCCGCAGCGGCCGCAGCTCTCGTGCTTGCGGTATCACTCCTTGGTTGGAGGCAAACCCGTGAAGCCAATACTCTCTCCGCTGAATTGCTTGATCAGCACCTGGCCGCCTTATCCAGCGGCGCATCCCCCGAAGTCGTCTCCACAGACCGCCACACGGTAAAGCCCTGGTTCCAGGGCAAGCTGCCGTTCAGCTTCAACCTGCCAGACGTTCTTCCCGCAGATACGACTCTCAAGGGCGGCGATCTGGCGTATCTGAACGGACAGCCCGCCGCGCTGCTCCTCTTCACCATCCATAAGCACGAGGTCTCGGTCTTTCTTACCCAGAGATCTGGTCGTCCTATGGTCACGGTGCTGCCTGGAACTCAGTCTGGTTTCGCCATGCGTCAAGCGATGACGCATGACCTGCGCATCATCGCCGTCAGTGATGTCAACCCCGCCGACCTCGACCTCCTCGTATCGGCTCTGTTAGGGGTACAAACGCCCCGATAA
- a CDS encoding sigma-70 family RNA polymerase sigma factor: MSSPFHSASFEHLTLPLLPSLYSHAFWLSRNHADAEDLVQEALSKALRAFDSFQAGTNFKAWIFRILRNTFLTSRTGIAAARTVFLEDYSDLPDATDESPTPEDHLIRLDNQAAVNRALDHLHPQLREVLLLCDVEELKYKDIALVLDVPIGTVMSRISRARRTLHQELKVQLGESL, translated from the coding sequence ATGTCCTCCCCCTTCCATAGCGCGTCGTTCGAACACCTTACGCTGCCTCTCTTACCCTCGCTCTACAGCCACGCCTTCTGGCTCAGCCGCAATCATGCGGACGCGGAAGACCTTGTGCAGGAAGCTCTCTCCAAAGCGCTTCGTGCTTTCGACTCTTTTCAGGCCGGCACTAACTTCAAAGCGTGGATCTTCCGCATCCTCCGCAACACCTTCCTCACCTCGCGTACGGGCATCGCGGCCGCACGCACCGTTTTTCTGGAAGACTATTCCGATCTGCCCGACGCCACCGATGAGAGTCCGACTCCGGAAGACCACCTTATCCGTCTCGACAACCAAGCGGCTGTCAACCGGGCCCTCGATCATCTCCACCCGCAGCTTCGAGAGGTGTTACTCCTGTGCGATGTGGAGGAGCTCAAATATAAGGACATTGCGCTCGTCCTCGATGTTCCGATCGGTACTGTCATGTCACGCATCTCTCGCGCTCGGCGCACGCTTCATCAAGAATTGAAAGTGCAACTCGGGGAATCGCTATGA
- a CDS encoding metallophosphoesterase family protein has product MNKFTEDEIARDKQAEPAGDGIDRRNFLGCMAWAGTGLLWSMVGGVPASRLLSQTMKVGGPAAGKIEDFSFVQISDSHIGFNKGANPDVTGTLQKAIDKINLVPAGMKLPDFMIHTGDITQNSKASEFDTAAQVIKSAKVGEVFYVPGEHDFSLDDGALYKQRFGKGTVGNGWYSYNHKGVHFVGLNNCVQVDAMGNLGAEQLAWMKSDLAGLSSSTPIVVFAHIPLWMVYEKWGWGTADGAQALALLKRFGSVTVLNGHIHQVVQKVEGNVAFHTAMATAFPQPAPGTAPNPGPMTVPPGKLQSVLGVTNVKVVRGHSHLAVVDHSLAEGA; this is encoded by the coding sequence ATGAATAAATTTACAGAAGATGAGATAGCGCGGGACAAACAGGCGGAGCCTGCGGGCGACGGAATCGACAGGCGTAACTTTCTGGGGTGCATGGCCTGGGCAGGTACGGGGCTCCTTTGGTCCATGGTAGGAGGAGTTCCGGCATCCAGGCTGCTGTCTCAGACCATGAAGGTCGGTGGGCCGGCCGCAGGAAAGATCGAGGACTTCTCCTTTGTCCAGATCAGTGACAGCCACATTGGGTTCAACAAAGGCGCGAATCCGGATGTAACGGGAACGCTGCAAAAGGCCATCGATAAGATCAATCTCGTCCCGGCAGGCATGAAGCTGCCAGACTTCATGATCCATACCGGTGACATTACGCAGAACTCCAAGGCTTCGGAATTTGACACGGCGGCACAGGTGATCAAAAGTGCGAAGGTCGGCGAGGTCTTCTACGTCCCCGGAGAGCATGATTTCTCGCTCGACGATGGTGCACTGTATAAGCAGCGATTCGGCAAGGGCACCGTTGGGAATGGCTGGTATAGCTACAACCACAAGGGCGTGCACTTCGTTGGACTGAACAACTGCGTGCAGGTCGATGCGATGGGAAACCTTGGCGCGGAGCAGCTTGCGTGGATGAAGTCCGATCTGGCGGGCTTGAGTTCATCGACGCCGATTGTAGTATTCGCGCATATCCCGTTGTGGATGGTCTACGAGAAGTGGGGCTGGGGAACGGCCGATGGTGCGCAGGCGCTGGCCCTTCTGAAACGTTTTGGCTCGGTCACTGTGTTGAACGGTCACATCCATCAGGTGGTGCAAAAGGTAGAGGGCAATGTCGCGTTCCACACGGCAATGGCGACGGCGTTTCCGCAGCCCGCACCGGGAACTGCTCCGAACCCTGGACCGATGACTGTTCCCCCCGGCAAGTTGCAGAGTGTGCTCGGCGTAACCAACGTCAAGGTCGTTCGTGGACACAGCCACCTCGCCGTGGTCGATCACTCACTGGCGGAGGGAGCTTGA
- a CDS encoding heme-binding domain-containing protein gives MKRLGAVIVLSAVSLTGLAFVHPFGNPRVEPAKGLDTLFQGARMSSDTKRVLVTKCADCHSNETRWPVYARLAPGSWLIERDIVEARRKMNLSLWDQMPADAQSVLAGQIIHEAKSGDMPPLQYRLLHWNSELTATDIAALSMMETGAQQEASVGGSGDAARGKSVFDKRCTGCHAMEGDREGPRLAGVFGRKAGSVAGFDYSAGLKNSGITWDETTLEKWLSDPDTLVPDNKMDFHVPAAQERSDLIAYFKHQKGQN, from the coding sequence TTGAAACGCCTTGGTGCTGTGATCGTGCTTTCTGCTGTTTCTCTCACGGGACTTGCGTTTGTACATCCCTTCGGTAATCCGCGTGTCGAGCCCGCAAAGGGGCTCGACACGTTGTTTCAAGGCGCCAGGATGTCTTCGGATACAAAAAGGGTTCTGGTTACGAAGTGCGCTGACTGCCACTCAAACGAGACGCGGTGGCCGGTCTATGCACGTCTGGCACCTGGTTCCTGGCTGATCGAGCGGGATATCGTTGAGGCGCGCAGGAAGATGAATCTCTCGCTTTGGGACCAGATGCCCGCCGATGCGCAGAGTGTATTGGCCGGACAGATCATTCATGAAGCGAAGAGTGGGGACATGCCACCTCTGCAATACCGTCTTCTGCATTGGAACTCCGAGCTGACAGCAACGGACATTGCAGCGCTCTCGATGATGGAAACCGGGGCGCAACAGGAGGCGAGCGTGGGCGGCTCCGGCGATGCCGCGCGCGGCAAGTCCGTATTCGATAAGCGATGCACCGGCTGTCATGCGATGGAGGGAGATCGGGAAGGGCCGAGGCTTGCCGGAGTCTTTGGCAGAAAGGCTGGAAGCGTGGCAGGCTTCGACTACTCTGCCGGGTTGAAGAACTCCGGAATCACATGGGATGAAACCACGTTGGAGAAATGGCTCAGCGATCCCGACACGTTAGTGCCTGACAACAAGATGGACTTCCATGTTCCGGCCGCCCAGGAACGCTCCGATTTGATCGCCTATTTCAAACATCAAAAGGGTCAGAACTAG
- a CDS encoding glycerophosphodiester phosphodiesterase family protein, with protein sequence MNPTRLLAFACITFLGSVSLHAQQEHPYAAVMAEAAAHAKQFHAVAPTLSPMDVSVVTLEDGKPGQIMVDVQEMHRMGIRVVPWTTNDSESMRRIIRTGVDGLITDRPDLLQRVLREERERATGDDRERLAKFDVSAHRGGRRLRPENTLPSFEGGLDQLSSSLETDSGVATDHVSTLWHDQFYNPESCRRADGAEYTMENRVYLSDISSVDAGKTFICDKLRFPLDQSNDLSLSPVSVAFAKKDGMINPYAATNVDQLFRFVDFYVQYYRTGEGRHLPEAKARAENAAHVRFNIETKIMPNLRPLGGMQFPSVVRGEKIPKELFAPNHTVGPEVFADTLAGTIARHHMEDRVEIQSFDFRTLQRVEEKFPNIPTFYLTQDAKLFYTDFLPENMRLKSN encoded by the coding sequence ATGAATCCTACCCGTCTGCTTGCTTTCGCCTGTATTACTTTCCTTGGCTCCGTCTCTCTGCACGCTCAACAGGAGCATCCCTACGCCGCCGTGATGGCCGAAGCGGCAGCGCACGCGAAGCAGTTTCACGCAGTCGCACCCACGCTCTCTCCCATGGATGTCTCCGTTGTGACCCTGGAGGACGGAAAGCCGGGCCAGATCATGGTGGATGTTCAGGAGATGCATCGCATGGGCATCCGCGTCGTTCCGTGGACGACGAATGATTCCGAGTCGATGCGCCGCATCATTCGTACCGGAGTCGATGGGCTGATCACAGACCGGCCCGACCTTCTGCAGCGCGTGCTGCGCGAAGAACGCGAGCGCGCCACAGGGGACGATCGGGAGCGGCTCGCCAAGTTCGATGTCTCGGCGCATCGCGGCGGACGCCGTCTGCGTCCGGAGAACACCCTGCCTTCCTTTGAAGGCGGCCTGGACCAACTGAGCAGCTCGCTTGAGACGGACTCCGGCGTGGCCACCGACCATGTCTCCACGCTCTGGCACGACCAGTTCTACAATCCCGAATCCTGCCGTCGCGCCGATGGAGCAGAGTACACGATGGAAAACCGCGTGTATCTGAGCGACATCTCGTCCGTTGACGCCGGCAAGACGTTTATCTGCGACAAGCTCCGCTTCCCGCTCGATCAGAGCAACGACCTATCGCTCTCGCCGGTCTCCGTGGCCTTTGCGAAGAAGGATGGGATGATCAACCCCTATGCCGCCACCAATGTCGATCAGCTCTTCCGCTTTGTCGATTTCTATGTGCAGTACTACCGCACGGGAGAGGGACGCCATCTTCCCGAAGCAAAGGCGCGCGCAGAAAACGCAGCGCATGTCCGCTTCAATATCGAAACCAAGATCATGCCGAACCTGCGTCCACTTGGAGGCATGCAGTTCCCAAGCGTCGTCCGTGGAGAAAAGATTCCGAAAGAACTCTTTGCGCCAAACCATACCGTAGGCCCCGAGGTCTTCGCAGATACACTTGCCGGTACCATCGCGCGGCATCACATGGAAGATCGCGTCGAAATCCAGAGCTTTGACTTCCGCACCCTCCAGCGCGTGGAAGAGAAGTTTCCAAACATTCCGACGTTCTACCTTACGCAGGATGCGAAGCTCTTTTACACCGACTTCCTGCCGGAAAATATGCGCTTGAAGTCGAACTAA
- a CDS encoding phosphoribosylanthranilate isomerase: MWVKICANTNLADAHLAASLHADAVGFVFAPSTRQVTAVEVAAITPLLPAELDKIGVFHSQDAEEILSVVKEAALTGVQLHRSYVPGLVAELRRALPREEGRVRILQTVHWDIAASDSESASQLERFTKQIRQIAGDGMADAILVDSSTKSGSGGTGISFNWKRAAQAIAAAEIPIVVAGGLRPINVAEAVETLCPWGVDVASGVEAEPGIKDPEKVRLFIANAKATADEAHPGRESRCAAV, encoded by the coding sequence ATGTGGGTCAAGATCTGCGCTAACACAAATCTCGCGGACGCTCATCTCGCCGCTTCGCTCCATGCGGATGCGGTGGGGTTCGTCTTCGCTCCCAGTACGCGGCAGGTGACGGCGGTGGAGGTGGCGGCGATTACGCCGCTCCTCCCTGCGGAGCTGGACAAGATCGGCGTCTTTCACTCGCAGGATGCTGAAGAGATTCTTTCCGTCGTGAAGGAGGCGGCCCTGACGGGCGTGCAGCTTCATCGCTCTTATGTGCCTGGGCTGGTAGCGGAGTTGCGTCGGGCGCTGCCGAGAGAAGAAGGTCGCGTCCGTATTCTGCAGACGGTTCACTGGGATATTGCGGCCAGTGACAGCGAGAGTGCGAGTCAGTTGGAACGGTTTACAAAGCAGATCAGGCAGATCGCAGGGGACGGGATGGCCGACGCGATTCTGGTCGACTCTTCCACGAAGTCGGGTAGCGGAGGCACCGGGATCTCGTTCAACTGGAAGCGCGCGGCCCAGGCCATCGCCGCTGCGGAGATCCCGATTGTCGTTGCCGGAGGGCTGCGTCCGATCAACGTTGCCGAGGCCGTGGAGACACTCTGCCCGTGGGGAGTAGACGTTGCCAGCGGAGTAGAAGCTGAGCCTGGGATTAAGGATCCAGAGAAAGTGCGGTTGTTCATCGCCAACGCGAAGGCGACCGCGGACGAAGCGCATCCGGGACGAGAATCCCGATGCGCCGCGGTTTAG